Proteins from one Malaya genurostris strain Urasoe2022 chromosome 2, Malgen_1.1, whole genome shotgun sequence genomic window:
- the LOC131431212 gene encoding 10 kDa heat shock protein, mitochondrial, with amino-acid sequence MATRRLIPLLDRVLIQRAEALTKTKGGIVLPEKAQSKVLEGTVIAVGPGSRNSQTGQHVPLGVTVGEKVLLPEYGGTKVDLGDSKEYHLFRESDILAKIDQ; translated from the exons ATG GCTACTAGACGTCTAATTCCACTGTTGGACCGTGTGCTGATTCAACGTGCAGAAGCCCTGACGAAAACCAAGGGTGGCATTGTGCTACCTGAGAAGGCCCAATCCAAAGTGTTGGAAGGTACGGTCATCGCTGTCGGTCCAGGAAGCCGTAACAGCCAAACCGGACAGCACGTTCCGCTAGGAGTGACCGTTGGTGAAAAAGTTCTGCTGCCGGAATACGGTGGCACCAAGGTTGATCTGGGCGACAGCAAAGAGTATCATCTTTTCCGGGAGTCCGATATTCTGGCGAAGATAGATCAATAG